The region CGGCGTCGACCGTGAGCAGCCAGGCCCGCTTCCGGTCCACGTCCGGCATCAGCTTGGCGGTTCCGTGGTCCACGGTCCGTGTCACGGGTATCGGCTCGTCCACGGGTCCATTGTGCCGCCCCTTCAGGAGCGCGGCCGTCGCTGCCGGACCGCGCGCGGCCGCGTCCTCTGCGACGGCGATCGGTACAAGGCGGTGCCCGCTCCCCCCGTAACGGGAGCGGGCACCTTCGTCCTGCCCCTCGGCCGTCAGCCCACCGAGGTCACCGTCCCCGCGCCGACCGTCCGGCCGCCCTCGCGGATCGCGAAGCCGAGCCCCGGCTCCAGCGGCACCTCGCGGCCGAGCTCGACCGTCATCGTGACGGTGTCACCGGGCCGGGCGACCGCGCGTTCGCCGAGGTCGACGTCGCCGACCACGTCCGCGGTGCGGATGTAGAACTGTGGCCGGTACCCGGTGGAGACGGGCGTCGTACGACCGCCCTCGCGCGTCGACAGGACGTACACCTGGGCCGAGAAACGGCGACTGGGGACGACGCTGCCGGGCGCGGCGACGATGTGCCCGCGGCGTACGGCGTCGCGGGGCACCCCGCGCAGCAGCAGCGCCACGTTGTCCCCTGCCTGCGCCTCGTCCATGGGCTTGCCGAAGGTCTCCAGGCCGGTCACCACCGTGTCGACGGCCGCGCCGAGCACTTCGACGCGGTCGCCGACCCGGATCGTGCCGCGCTCGACCGCACCGGTGACGACCGTCCCGCGCCCGGTGATCGTGAGCACGTTCTCGACCGGCAACAGGAACGGCGCGTCGAGGTACCGCTCGGGCATGGGTACATAGGTGTCCACCGCGTCGAGCAGCGCGTCGATCGCGGCCGTCCAACGGGGTTCCCCCTCAAGAGCCTTGAGGCCGGACACCCGTACGACGGGTACGGACTCGCCCCCGTAGCCGTGCGCGGAGAGCAGCTCGCGGACCTCCAGCTCCACGAGGTCGGTGAGCTCCTCGTCGCCCGCGTCGGCCTTGTTCAGGGCGACGACGATGTGGTCGACGCCCACCTGCCGGGCGAGCAGCACGTGCTCGGCGGTCTGCGGCATGATCCCGTCGAGCGCGGAGACGACGAGGATCGCCCCGTCGAGCTGCGCGGCGCCGGTGACCATGTTCTTGACGTAGTCGGCGTGACCCGGCATGTCCACGTGCGCGTAGTGGCGGGTGTCGGTCTCGTACTCGACGTGCGCGATGTTGATGGTGATGCCGCGCGCGACCTCCTCCGGCGCCTGGTCGATGCGGTCGAACGACACGTATCGGGTACTGCTGCCGGAGCCGCGCTCGGCGAGGACCTTGGTGATGGCGGCGGTCAGGGTGGTCTTGCCGTGGTCGACATGGCCCATCGTGCCGATGTTCAGGTGCGGTTTGGTGCGGACGTATGCCGTCTTGGGCATGGCGGTACCTCGAAGCCTCTTGAGTGTCAGCGGAGCTGAGTGATGGCCCCGGCGCTCAGCGGCCGGGACGGGGACCCCAAGGACTTGCCGACCCTCCCCCTGCGGGGTCCGCCGGACGATCCGGGAAGGGTCAGCTTCGGGCGCCGTCGACGGCGGCCACGATGATCGGGACGGCAGCCTTCGGCGCATCCGCGACTGCGGATGCTGCGAAGAGGAAGGCGTGCCGGAACATGAGGCGATCATCGCCGACGTATCCGGCCACGTCGAATGGTTTTCTCACCGCGGGGGCGGGTGATGCGGGTGTTTCTGTCGGTGTGTCAGGGGCCGAAGTGTCCGGTCTGTGGTTGATGCGTCAGGGGTCGATGTTCTTGAGCGCCTCACGTACGGAGAGGGGAGCGAGCCGCCCCCGTTCCCGGGCGACGAAGGCCCGTACCGCCTCCGGATCCGTCTTCGCGTACTCGCGCAGACACCAGCCGATCGCCTTGCGGACGAAGAAGTCGGGATGCCCTGACTGCCGTACGCAGTAGGCGAAGAGCCGCTCGGTGTCGGTCGTCTCCTTGTAACGGAGCTGGTGGAGCAGGGCCGTACGGGCGACCCACAGGTCGTCGTCCTCGATCCACGCGTCCATGTCGCTCTTCAGCTTCGGATCCGCGGCCACGAGGCCTCCCACCACGTGGGAGGCGAGTGCGTCGACGGTGTCCCACCAGGAGACCGTGCCGATGAGATGCCGCGTCACCGGGAGGAAAGCGGAAGAGAGTTGCCTCACATGACGGCGCAGGTAGTCGACGGCGAAATAGTGGTACTCGCGCTCCGGCAACGCCCAGCAGCGCAGGGCCACGGCGGTGCAATCGGCCTCTGCAGGGGCCGCTGTTGTGAGGAGGACCGTGCGGGACAGCGCGCGGCGATCGGGCGTGGTCAGACCGAGGAAGGGGGCGACGTCCTTCATGTACGCACGCATGGACCCGGCCCGTTCCGGATCGGCCGCCGCGCCGTAGGTGGCGGTGAGCCGTTCCAGCACGGTGTCCGCGAGGGAACTGTTCGGCACCTCGAACCGCGCACCCGACGTTCCGGAAGCTGTGACGCCCATGAGACGAACCATACGGCGATCACACACACGGGTCGGTTAGTGTCGCCGAATGCTCGATGCCACCACCCGCTCTGGGGGCACCGCCACAGCCGTTCCCCCGGCTCCCGTCGCTGAGCTCTCCCTCGCCGCGGAGTTCGCCGTCTCCACGCCCACGGGCCTCGCCGCCCGTTGCACGAGAGTCCTGCTCTCGCCCTGGTCCCGGCTCTCCCTGCTGCTGGTGCTGCTCGCGGCGGCCGCGTCGAGCGTGCTGCTCTTCGAACCGCAGCGGCTGCTGTCCGACGGCTGGCCGCCACAGCTAAGCGGCGCCGCGGCGGCCGTGGTGTTCTCGGTGGCGTACGGGCTGTGCACGGTGGCGTTCGTGCCCCGGCCGCTGCTCAACCTCGCGGCGGGCGCGCTCTTCGGCTCGCAGCTGGGCCTCGGCACCGCGCTCGCGGGCACGGTGCTCGGCGCCGGCGTGGCGTTCGGGCTCGGCCGGATCCTCGGGCAGGACGCGCTGCGCCCGCTGTTGCGCGCCCGCTGGCTGAAGGCGGCCGACGGACAGCTCAGCCGGCACGGCTTCCGCACGATGATGATGGCCCGGCTCTTCCCCGGCGTGCCCTTCTGGGCGGCGAACTACTGCGCGGCCGTCTCCCGCATGGGCTGGCTGCCGTTCCTCCTCGCCACCGCCCTGGGATCGATCCCGAACACCGCCGCGTACGCCGTCGCGGGAGCCCGGGCCTCGGCGCCGACCTCCCCCGCCTTCCTGATCGCCATGGGCTTCATCGCGCTGCCGGCCCTGGTCGGCGCGGTGGTGGCCTGGCGCAAGCGCCACCACCTGCGCGGAGACTGATCAGTGCCGGAGACTGACCGGCCTCCGGCGCTGCTCAGTCTCCGGCACGGCGGCTCTCGGGGCGGCGGCTCCGGGCGGCGGACGACCCGGGCCGTCCGGGGTTACACGGCCTCGATGACCATCGCGTTGGCGAGTCCGCCCGCCTCGCACATCGTCTGCAGGCCGTAGCGGGCCCCGCGCTCGCGCATCGCGTGCACGAGGGTGGTCGTCAGCCGGGTGCCGCTCGCACCGAGCGGGTGGCCGAGCGCGATCGCCCCGCCGTGCACGTTGACCCGGGACAGATCCGCGCCCGTCTCCTGCTGCCAGGTCAGGACGACGCTCGCGAAGGCCTCGTTCACCTCGAAGAGGTCGATGTCGCCGAGGGCGAGCCCCGCCTTGCGGAGCACCTTCTCGGTGGCCGGGACGACGCCCGTGAGCATCAGCAGCGGGTCGGAGCCGGTGACGGCGAAGCTGTGCAGGCGGGCGAGCGGGCGCAGGCCGAGCCTGGCCGCGGTCTCGCTCGACGTGATCAGCACGGCCGACGCGCCGTCGTTGATCGGGCTCGCGTTGCCCGCCGTGACGGACCAGTCGATCTGCGGGAAGCGCTCGGCGTAGGCCGGGTCGTAGTAGGCGGGCCTGAGTCCCGCGAGTACCTCCGTAGTGGTGGTGGGCCGGACACTCTCGTCGCGCGTCACACCCTCCAGGGGCGCGACCTCGGCGTCGAATAGGCCGTTGGCCCAGGCCGTGGCCGCCTTCTGGTGCGAGCCCGCCGCGAAGGCGTCCATCTGCGCGCGCGACAGGCCCCACTTGGCGGCGATGAGCTCGGCGCTGATGCCCTGCGGCACCAGGCCCTCGGGGAAGCGCGCCGCGATCCCGGGTCCGAAGGGATCCTCGGTGCCTCGGACGTTCGAGCCCATCGGCACACGGCTCATCGACTCCACGCCGCAGGCGACGACCAGGTCGTACGCCCCCGACAGGACGCCCTGGGCCGCGAAGTGCACGGCCTGCTGGGACGAGCCGCACTGGCGGTCCACGGTGGTCGCGGGCACCGTCTCGGGGAAGCCCGCCGAGAGCGCCGCGTACCGGGTGATGTTCGCGGCCTGCTCGCTCACCTGGCTGACGGTGCCGCCGATGACGTCGTCGATCAGCGCCGGATCGACTCCGGAGCGCTCGACGAGGGTGCGCAGTGTGTGGGCGAGGAGCTCCACGGGGTGGACGTGGGCGAGGGAGCCGTTCGGCTTGCCCTTGCCGATGGGGGTGCGTACGGCTTCGACGATGACGGCGTCACGCATGGTTGATCTCCAAACTCACCGAGTTTGTTTTCCAAACCCACTAGGTACTCAAGAGTAACTCAGTGGGTTGGACAATCCAACCCACCCCCTAGACTGGTGGCATGAAGGACGCCCGCCCCTGTTCGATCGCCGACACACTCGCTCTCGTCGGCGAGAAGTACTCCCTGTTGGTACTGCGCGAGGTGTCGCTCGGCGCCACCCGCTTCGACCAGCTCGTCCGCAACATCGGCGCACCGCGCGATGTGCTCACCGCCCGCCTGAAACGGCTCGTCGACGCGGGCGTACTGGAGAAGGTCGAGTACAGCGACCGCCCGAAGCGCTACGAGTACCGGCCCACCCAGGCCGGTCTGGAACTGGAGCCGGTGCTGCACACGCTGATGGCGTGGGGCGACCGTCATCTCCAGGAGGGCGGTTTCCGTCCCATGGTGCTGGAGCACACCTGCGGCCATGAGCTGGTCCCGCAGGTCGTGTGCCGGGAGTGCGGCGAGGTGGTCGAGCACGGCCACCTGACGGCCCACCCGCAGACCCCGGGCTGGACGGCGACGGGACCTGCGGTGGCGTAGGGACGAGCCTGCACCGGCTCAGGGACGGGCCTGCGGTGGCGCGGGCCCGGAAGAACCCCGTAGGGGCTAATCGGTCCCCTTGTAGACGTCGAGCCGTCCGCACATCCCGAACTTGCCGTGCGCGGACGGCTGTTCGGCCCGTACGCGGGCGTCGGCGAGGTGGGAGACATCGCCCCGCTCCAGCCGGTCGAGCTGCTCTCCCGTGGCCGCGGCGGCGGCCTCGGCACCGCGCCGCCATCGCTCGCGCCACTCGGCGAGCCGGGGCCGCACCAGCGCGGCCGCGGCCCGGTGGAACGCGGCGAGCGGCTCGGGCCCGTCCGCCGCGCGCAGCGCCCGGTAGCCCTCCAGGGCGAGGTCCCGCCGGGCGCGGGCGACCCGCTCCCGCTCCGCCTCGGGCGCGTCGGCCGGGATCACCGTCGCGGCCGCGTACGTCTCGGGGTCGGTCAGGTACTCCGGAGGCAGGGTGAGCACGGCGTCACCCGCTTCGGGGAGGCCGTTGTTCTGCATGAGGACGGTGATGCGCAGGTCGTCCTCGTTGACCAGGCGATGGATGGTGCCGGGCGTGAACCACGCGACGGTGCCGGCTTCGAGCGGTGTGACCTCGTACCCGGACGTCGTCAGCGTCTGCACCGCTCCGCGCCCGCCGGTGACGACGTACGCCTCCGAGCAGGTCAGGTGCAGATGGGGGGTGCCGCCGGAGACTCCGTCGGGGGCGGGCCAGTCGTACACGCAGAGGTGCGAGACGGCGACGGCGCCCGGCAGCCCGGTGAACACCGGGGTCGCGTGCGCGCCGCTCACCACGGGTGCTCCTCCAGGTACTTGGCGACCTCCTCGCGTTCCCAGGCCCCGTCGGCCACGACGACGCGGTAGCGGCGGGTGAGGGTGGCGCCGGGGGCGAGTTCGAGCTCTTCGAAGAACGCGAACGAGGGGGCGACGGCGGCGAACGGATCGTTGCGCACGAACCAATGGGCCGGGTGGGCGCCGCCCTCCCCGGTGTGGTCGTTCTCGGGACCGTGCGCGAAGACGAGCGTCGCGTGGCCGTCGGCGCCGTCGTGCTCGCCGGAGTACGCGAGCCAGGGCGCCTGTTGCCCCATCAGGCCGGGCCCTTCGGAGTCCGGCCCGATGATCCGGCCGTCCCGGAAGGCACGCGGTCCGCGCCAGAACAGGCCCGTGTAGCCGGCCATCTCCCGCCCCGCGGTGGTCGGGCTGCCGAAGCGCAGCGCCTCGTCCCGCCGGTTGGTGACCGCGGTCGTCCAGGTCAGCGCCCAGGAACCCGATGCGGGATCGACGTCGTGCACCTCGACGCGGCGCTCCTCCTCGGCCCACAGCTCACCGTCGTACGGATGCCAGGTGAGGCGCTCGGCGATGACCGCGCGGCTCCCGTCCGAGACCACCTGGTCGAAGCCGACGTGGGCCATCGACCCGACGCGCTCCGGGAGTTCGAGGTATCCCTCCCCGTGGACGTACGTGTTGCCGCCCCACAGGTTGGAGCCCGACAGGTGGGAGGCCGTCATCTGGAGGCCCTTGTGCCAGCGGTGGTCGTTGGGCCGGTAGTCCGTGACGATGTCACCGGCCAGCGTCCTGAGGGGGTGCAGATACGGCTTGGGGGCCTCCCAGGCCGCCTCGGGCCGGTAGACGTAGCTCAACAGCTCCACGCCGGTGGTCGTGTCGCTGATCGTGATGCGATCACCATGGGCGTGGACGATACGCAGCGCACCCTGCGCGGACCCGGTCATGCCGACACCTCCTGGCTCACGGTGGCCGCGGACTCGTCGGCGGACGCGGCGGGCGGCGCCCAGCCCGGCGCGCCCCCGTGCAGGGCCGTGTAGAACGGGTCCCCGGGCCCGACCTCCCCCGCGCGGACGGTCGTGTCCGTGAACGCCGACTTGTAGAGCGCAGTGATCAGTTCCAGACTGGTGCGCCCGTCGGCGCCGCTGCTGCGCGGCCGCTCACCCGCGCGCATGCTCGCGACCAGCTCCCGCAGCTGCTCCAGATGCGAGCTGGGCACGTCCGCACCGAAGTCACGCCAGGCCGCCACGTCCTCGTCGGACACGTCGGGGGCCGGGGTGATCCGCCAGTTGTCGTTGCTGTGGCCGTAGAGGTGCGTGAGCTCGACGGTGGCGCGTTCGCAGTCGATACGGATGCGGCTCACCTCGTCCGGGCTCAGGACACTGTTGACGATCGTGGCCAGCGCGCCGCTCTCGAAGCGGACGAGGGCGGTCGAGACGTCCTCCGTCTCCAGGTCGTGCACCAGGCGCCCGGCCATCGCCCGCACCTCGCTCCACGGCCCCATCAGGTCCAGGAGCAGGTCCATCTGGTGGATGCCGTGCCCCATCGCGGGCCCGCCGCCCTCGGTCTCCCAGCGCCCGCGCCAGGGCACGGCGTAGTACTCGGCGTTGCGGTACCAGGTGGTCTGGCAGTGCGCGACGAGCGGGCGGCCCATGGTCCGCTCGGCGATGAGGCGCCGCACGTGCCGGGACCCCGAGCCGAACCGGTGCTGGAAGACGATGGCCGCGTACGGGCCCCCGTCCTTGCCCTCCTGCGCCTCGACGGCGTCGAAGTCGGCGAGCGTCAGGACCGGCGGCTTCTCGCACCAGACCCAGGCTCCGGCGCGCAGCGCGGCGACGGTCTGGTCACGGTGCAGGGTCGGCGGGGTGCAGATCGCGACCAGGTCCGGCCGCTGCTCCTCCAGCATGCGGTCCAGATCGGTGTACGCGTGCGGGATGCCCGCCTCGGCGCAGAACTTCTGGACGGTGTCCTCCGCGATGTCGACCGCGGCGACGATCTCCGTCTCGCCCTCCTCGGCGAGCCGGGCGAGCGCGGGAACATGGCTCCCGCGCGCGATGGCGCCCGTACCGATGACGGCGGCCCGGATACGGCGGCCCTCGAACGGGGTCGCGGGACGGTTGGGGGCGGACTCGGTGCTCTTACTCATGTACGTGATCAGCGCTCCATCGGACGCGACGTCAGACGTTGGCCAACGCGTGGTGTCACCGAGACGGAACCGGCGGCAGCAAGCGCTTTCTCTACTGCTGCAACGTATGTGGCGGTCCAGCGGCAGGTCAACACCCCGGTCACCCCGTGGACAACGTTGCCCACCGGCTCGGCACAGGACCGTCACGGCCCGCCCGCCCGTCCGCCCACCGCCCCACCGCTGTCTGCGCACGAAACCCCTGTGGCCGGGCTGTCCTTGGGGGACGCTACGCTGCCACCAACACCCGTGATCACCGCGCACCGCGGCCCGGCGTGCCCGTCGCCCCTTTCCGATCAGCGCTTGGACCACCTCACTTCATGTCTTGGTTTGAATCCCTCATCCTCGGACTCGTCCAGGGGCTGACCGAATTCCTTCCCGTCTCCTCCAGTGCGCATCTGCGCCTGACGGCGGCGTTCTCCGGCTGGGAGGACCCCGGAGCGGCCTTCACCGCGATCACCCAGCTCGGCACGGAGGCGGCGGTACTGATCTACTTCCGCAAGGATGTCGGCCGGATCCTCGCGGCGTGGTTCCGCTCGCTCACGAACAAGGAGATGCGCCGGAACCACGACGCCCAGATGGGCTGGCTGGTCATCGTCGGCTCCATACCCATCGGCGTGCTCGGCCTGACACTCAAGGACCAGATCGAGGGCCCGTTCCGCGATCTGCGGATCACCGCGACGATGCTCATCGTCATGGGCGTGGTCATCGGCATCGCCGACCGGCTCGCGGCGCGTGACGAGACCGGCGGGAAGCACCGGGCGCCCAAGCAGCGCAAGGCCCTCGAGGACCTGAACGTCAAGGACGGCCTGCTGTACGGCCTCTGCCAGGCGATGGCCCTGATCCCCGGCGTCTCCCGGTCCGGCGCGACCATCAGCGGCGGTCTCTTCATGGGCTACACCCGTGCCGCGGCGGCCCGCTACTCCTTCCTCCTCGCCATGCCGGCCGTGCTCGCCTCGGGCGCCTTCGAGGTCAAGGACGCCACCGCGAACGGCCATGTGTCATGGGGGCCGACCATCTTCGCGACGGTGATCGCGTTCGCGGTCGGTTACGCCGTCATCGCGTGGTTCATGAAGTTCATCTCGCACAAGAGCTTCATGCCGTTCGTCTGGTACCGGATCGCCCTCGGCATCGTCATCATCGCGCTGGTCTCGACCGGCGGTCTGAGCCCGCACGCGGCCGAGTCCGCGGGCTGACGCTCACCGAAGGCACCCCCTCAGCCGCTCGGGCGGTCCGTCCCGGGCAGGGCGAGCGCCCAGGGTTCCGGTTCGATCCGCGCGCCGTTGGCGACGTACGCGATCGTGCGGTACCAGCCCGCGAGGACCAGCAGTTCGAGGACTTCGGGCTCGTCGAGGTGTTCCCGCAGTCCGCTCCAGGCCGCGTCGCCCACCCGGGCCGTGTCGTGCAGTTCGTCGACGGCACGGAGCAGCGCC is a window of Streptomyces sp. NBC_00271 DNA encoding:
- a CDS encoding PmoA family protein: MTGSAQGALRIVHAHGDRITISDTTTGVELLSYVYRPEAAWEAPKPYLHPLRTLAGDIVTDYRPNDHRWHKGLQMTASHLSGSNLWGGNTYVHGEGYLELPERVGSMAHVGFDQVVSDGSRAVIAERLTWHPYDGELWAEEERRVEVHDVDPASGSWALTWTTAVTNRRDEALRFGSPTTAGREMAGYTGLFWRGPRAFRDGRIIGPDSEGPGLMGQQAPWLAYSGEHDGADGHATLVFAHGPENDHTGEGGAHPAHWFVRNDPFAAVAPSFAFFEELELAPGATLTRRYRVVVADGAWEREEVAKYLEEHPW
- a CDS encoding Gfo/Idh/MocA family protein — encoded protein: MSKSTESAPNRPATPFEGRRIRAAVIGTGAIARGSHVPALARLAEEGETEIVAAVDIAEDTVQKFCAEAGIPHAYTDLDRMLEEQRPDLVAICTPPTLHRDQTVAALRAGAWVWCEKPPVLTLADFDAVEAQEGKDGGPYAAIVFQHRFGSGSRHVRRLIAERTMGRPLVAHCQTTWYRNAEYYAVPWRGRWETEGGGPAMGHGIHQMDLLLDLMGPWSEVRAMAGRLVHDLETEDVSTALVRFESGALATIVNSVLSPDEVSRIRIDCERATVELTHLYGHSNDNWRITPAPDVSDEDVAAWRDFGADVPSSHLEQLRELVASMRAGERPRSSGADGRTSLELITALYKSAFTDTTVRAGEVGPGDPFYTALHGGAPGWAPPAASADESAATVSQEVSA
- a CDS encoding TVP38/TMEM64 family protein — its product is MLDATTRSGGTATAVPPAPVAELSLAAEFAVSTPTGLAARCTRVLLSPWSRLSLLLVLLAAAASSVLLFEPQRLLSDGWPPQLSGAAAAVVFSVAYGLCTVAFVPRPLLNLAAGALFGSQLGLGTALAGTVLGAGVAFGLGRILGQDALRPLLRARWLKAADGQLSRHGFRTMMMARLFPGVPFWAANYCAAVSRMGWLPFLLATALGSIPNTAAYAVAGARASAPTSPAFLIAMGFIALPALVGAVVAWRKRHHLRGD
- a CDS encoding winged helix-turn-helix transcriptional regulator, producing the protein MKDARPCSIADTLALVGEKYSLLVLREVSLGATRFDQLVRNIGAPRDVLTARLKRLVDAGVLEKVEYSDRPKRYEYRPTQAGLELEPVLHTLMAWGDRHLQEGGFRPMVLEHTCGHELVPQVVCRECGEVVEHGHLTAHPQTPGWTATGPAVA
- a CDS encoding undecaprenyl-diphosphate phosphatase translates to MSWFESLILGLVQGLTEFLPVSSSAHLRLTAAFSGWEDPGAAFTAITQLGTEAAVLIYFRKDVGRILAAWFRSLTNKEMRRNHDAQMGWLVIVGSIPIGVLGLTLKDQIEGPFRDLRITATMLIVMGVVIGIADRLAARDETGGKHRAPKQRKALEDLNVKDGLLYGLCQAMALIPGVSRSGATISGGLFMGYTRAAAARYSFLLAMPAVLASGAFEVKDATANGHVSWGPTIFATVIAFAVGYAVIAWFMKFISHKSFMPFVWYRIALGIVIIALVSTGGLSPHAAESAG
- a CDS encoding thiolase family protein — encoded protein: MRDAVIVEAVRTPIGKGKPNGSLAHVHPVELLAHTLRTLVERSGVDPALIDDVIGGTVSQVSEQAANITRYAALSAGFPETVPATTVDRQCGSSQQAVHFAAQGVLSGAYDLVVACGVESMSRVPMGSNVRGTEDPFGPGIAARFPEGLVPQGISAELIAAKWGLSRAQMDAFAAGSHQKAATAWANGLFDAEVAPLEGVTRDESVRPTTTTEVLAGLRPAYYDPAYAERFPQIDWSVTAGNASPINDGASAVLITSSETAARLGLRPLARLHSFAVTGSDPLLMLTGVVPATEKVLRKAGLALGDIDLFEVNEAFASVVLTWQQETGADLSRVNVHGGAIALGHPLGASGTRLTTTLVHAMRERGARYGLQTMCEAGGLANAMVIEAV
- a CDS encoding DNA alkylation repair protein, with the protein product MGVTASGTSGARFEVPNSSLADTVLERLTATYGAAADPERAGSMRAYMKDVAPFLGLTTPDRRALSRTVLLTTAAPAEADCTAVALRCWALPEREYHYFAVDYLRRHVRQLSSAFLPVTRHLIGTVSWWDTVDALASHVVGGLVAADPKLKSDMDAWIEDDDLWVARTALLHQLRYKETTDTERLFAYCVRQSGHPDFFVRKAIGWCLREYAKTDPEAVRAFVARERGRLAPLSVREALKNIDP
- the tuf gene encoding elongation factor Tu, with protein sequence MPKTAYVRTKPHLNIGTMGHVDHGKTTLTAAITKVLAERGSGSSTRYVSFDRIDQAPEEVARGITINIAHVEYETDTRHYAHVDMPGHADYVKNMVTGAAQLDGAILVVSALDGIMPQTAEHVLLARQVGVDHIVVALNKADAGDEELTDLVELEVRELLSAHGYGGESVPVVRVSGLKALEGEPRWTAAIDALLDAVDTYVPMPERYLDAPFLLPVENVLTITGRGTVVTGAVERGTIRVGDRVEVLGAAVDTVVTGLETFGKPMDEAQAGDNVALLLRGVPRDAVRRGHIVAAPGSVVPSRRFSAQVYVLSTREGGRTTPVSTGYRPQFYIRTADVVGDVDLGERAVARPGDTVTMTVELGREVPLEPGLGFAIREGGRTVGAGTVTSVG
- a CDS encoding cupin domain-containing protein, which produces MSGAHATPVFTGLPGAVAVSHLCVYDWPAPDGVSGGTPHLHLTCSEAYVVTGGRGAVQTLTTSGYEVTPLEAGTVAWFTPGTIHRLVNEDDLRITVLMQNNGLPEAGDAVLTLPPEYLTDPETYAAATVIPADAPEAERERVARARRDLALEGYRALRAADGPEPLAAFHRAAAALVRPRLAEWRERWRRGAEAAAAATGEQLDRLERGDVSHLADARVRAEQPSAHGKFGMCGRLDVYKGTD